One genomic region from Halobacteriovorax vibrionivorans encodes:
- a CDS encoding sigma-54-dependent transcriptional regulator — translation MNTFTAELFGQDPKIVKALKVANNVAVTKAPVLIVGEAGVGKKTLAGFIHENSTRQGKPFVTVDCSNESNQVENEILGYRDPETGRFIKGAFENANGGTVVLVNVDGLEDTFQKKLHKILGELQDYEIDVRMVATTTKNLSKLVGAGRFYRGLYTFISSNSITLTPLRERVGDLEYIARNIIKTTLDGQEVSVQEEAMNKILSHYWTHNVKELKAVLENALANFEGDEVSAEHLEIGEKKAVNVISEDDSEGIRLMSLKEAEKLLIKKALIHTSENRTQAAKILGVSIRTLRNKINEYRGDGNSYFVNLR, via the coding sequence ATGAATACGTTTACAGCAGAACTTTTTGGACAGGATCCTAAAATTGTTAAAGCTTTAAAAGTTGCAAACAATGTTGCTGTTACAAAAGCACCAGTGCTTATTGTAGGTGAGGCAGGTGTTGGAAAGAAGACTCTAGCGGGTTTCATTCACGAAAACTCGACAAGACAAGGTAAGCCATTTGTAACAGTTGATTGTTCAAATGAGTCAAACCAAGTTGAAAATGAAATCTTAGGTTACAGAGATCCAGAAACTGGACGTTTTATCAAAGGTGCATTTGAAAATGCTAATGGTGGAACAGTAGTTCTAGTAAACGTAGATGGTCTTGAAGATACATTTCAAAAGAAATTACACAAAATTCTAGGTGAATTACAAGATTACGAAATTGACGTAAGAATGGTTGCTACAACAACTAAGAATTTATCAAAGCTAGTAGGAGCAGGACGTTTCTACCGTGGCCTTTATACATTCATCTCGTCTAACTCAATCACTCTAACTCCACTAAGAGAAAGAGTTGGTGATCTTGAGTATATCGCAAGAAACATTATTAAGACGACTCTTGATGGTCAAGAAGTTTCAGTTCAAGAAGAAGCAATGAATAAGATTCTTTCTCACTACTGGACTCATAATGTTAAAGAACTTAAAGCAGTTCTTGAAAATGCTCTTGCAAACTTTGAAGGTGATGAAGTTTCAGCTGAGCATTTAGAAATCGGTGAGAAGAAAGCAGTTAATGTTATCTCTGAAGACGATTCAGAAGGGATCAGATTAATGTCTCTTAAAGAAGCTGAAAAGTTACTTATCAAGAAGGCACTTATTCATACTTCAGAAAACAGAACACAAGCTGCAAAGATTCTAGGTGTTTCAATTAGAACTCTTAGAAATAAAATCAATGAGTACCGCGGTGATGGTAACTCATACTTTGTTAACTTAAGATAA
- the fliE gene encoding flagellar hook-basal body complex protein FliE, which yields MAINNITTMNDVFNSQKMRDWTNPAGGAEKPGGDFKLEGFDEIAKVAPSEKSQSFSELLANQIMDVNKLQKEANTAIEKLVSGESKNIHETMLAVEKAEIAFKTMNQVRSKVIDAYKEVMRMQV from the coding sequence ATGGCGATCAATAATATAACAACAATGAATGACGTCTTTAACTCACAGAAAATGCGTGATTGGACAAACCCAGCTGGTGGAGCAGAGAAGCCAGGTGGAGATTTTAAGCTAGAAGGATTTGATGAAATTGCAAAGGTTGCTCCTTCTGAAAAGAGTCAGAGTTTTTCTGAACTTCTTGCTAATCAGATCATGGATGTAAATAAACTACAAAAAGAAGCTAATACGGCAATTGAGAAATTAGTTAGTGGTGAAAGTAAGAATATCCACGAAACGATGCTGGCCGTAGAGAAAGCTGAAATTGCTTTTAAGACGATGAATCAAGTTCGAAGTAAAGTAATTGATGCATATAAAGAAGTAATGAGAATGCAAGTCTAG
- a CDS encoding sigma-54-dependent transcriptional regulator: MTDTFTNEESANEVKIDQSLKPVIIVVEDDQTLSAMITKYLSKKINLEVFSFSSPNSAIEHITANSVNRFCLITDISFEDSSSDGLYLIDLLKERGLTFASIAMTGFASIETAIAATKKGVFHYLTKPFELEDLKDLVVKALMNKLEYRESLEVSNNIQQKNEKRSLGKRYKLEMPTEEDVFCGMIGRSKPMQKIFERIKKVAASNSTVLIGGPSGTGKELVARAIHQCSKRQSKKIVNVNCGAIPGELLESELFGHEKGAFTGAVSSRMGRFEAANEGSIFLDEIGDMPLLLQVKLLRVLQQREIERVGSTVTTPVDVRIITATHRDLEDSVQQGNFREDLYYRLNVIPIKIPALKDRREDIPLLISYFLSRFVSADGRNDIELDDETFEILMSYEWPGNVRELENLIERLVILRGGNKIRPQDLPPKILALTNRSAIDTEDLVNLPDNGLNLKDFMSEVEESLIRQALTKTNGNKNQASKLLQMNRTTLIEKMKKRNLDFSIQQ; the protein is encoded by the coding sequence TTGACTGATACATTCACGAACGAAGAGTCAGCAAATGAAGTAAAAATCGACCAATCACTAAAACCGGTCATTATTGTCGTAGAGGATGATCAAACTCTCTCTGCGATGATTACAAAATATCTTAGTAAAAAAATCAATCTTGAAGTCTTTAGCTTCAGCTCTCCAAATTCAGCAATAGAGCATATTACAGCAAACTCTGTAAATCGTTTCTGCTTGATTACGGATATAAGTTTTGAAGATAGTTCTTCAGATGGTTTATATCTGATAGACCTTCTCAAGGAGAGAGGACTGACATTTGCATCAATTGCAATGACAGGCTTCGCTTCTATTGAAACGGCCATTGCTGCAACTAAGAAGGGTGTATTTCATTATTTAACAAAGCCATTTGAACTAGAAGATCTTAAGGATCTTGTTGTGAAGGCACTGATGAATAAGCTTGAATATCGTGAAAGCCTTGAGGTTAGTAATAATATTCAGCAAAAGAATGAAAAACGATCGCTAGGTAAACGCTATAAGTTAGAGATGCCAACTGAAGAAGATGTTTTCTGCGGTATGATTGGACGCTCTAAACCTATGCAAAAGATCTTTGAGCGTATTAAGAAGGTTGCAGCCTCAAACTCTACTGTCTTAATTGGTGGTCCTTCTGGTACTGGGAAGGAGCTTGTTGCACGGGCCATTCACCAATGCTCTAAACGCCAGTCTAAGAAGATTGTTAACGTTAATTGTGGGGCCATTCCTGGTGAGCTTCTTGAAAGTGAGCTATTTGGCCACGAAAAGGGAGCATTTACAGGTGCAGTTTCAAGTCGAATGGGACGTTTTGAAGCGGCCAATGAAGGCTCAATTTTCTTAGATGAAATTGGGGATATGCCACTCCTTTTACAAGTTAAATTATTAAGAGTTTTACAACAAAGAGAAATTGAACGTGTTGGATCTACTGTAACGACTCCTGTGGACGTTCGTATTATTACAGCGACACACAGAGACCTTGAAGATTCTGTACAGCAAGGTAACTTCAGAGAAGACCTTTATTACCGTTTAAATGTAATTCCTATAAAGATTCCAGCTCTTAAAGATAGAAGAGAAGATATCCCATTATTAATTTCTTATTTCTTATCTCGCTTTGTAAGTGCAGATGGGAGAAATGATATTGAGCTCGATGATGAGACATTTGAAATTCTTATGTCTTATGAATGGCCAGGAAACGTAAGAGAGCTAGAAAACCTTATTGAGCGTTTAGTAATCTTAAGAGGTGGAAATAAAATACGTCCACAAGACTTACCTCCTAAGATCCTTGCATTAACAAACCGTAGTGCAATAGATACAGAAGATCTTGTTAATCTTCCTGATAATGGACTTAATCTTAAAGACTTCATGAGTGAAGTAGAAGAGTCCTTAATTCGTCAGGCCCTTACAAAGACTAATGGGAATAAGAATCAAGCATCTAAACTTCTTCAGATGAATCGAACGACATTAATCGAAAAAATGAAGAAGCGAAATTTAGATTTTTCAATTCAACAATAA
- a CDS encoding tetratricopeptide repeat protein: MKKDFNFKNFLSFIALFFSVAILSTASANVVTPEIHNDFLRVKFFLDKKLVNVTKSSTEVSFSTLDGDVYTQVREGLKNFSSSKYIKRVSYTEPTSGNNVFTITLSLKKNVEVFSFYKNRDRAYYVDFWKDGQVSNKQAAIKTLPKLVKRDTNEAKMSTPKFVKKASTQVKKKPKKKVRKKIVKKAPKKEKEYKDFRYGASFIWNYEPLAPKLKNQIRLDRKTAEYFFPIKNFDYEKSDSQAHMQLTLNLYRKAKWGLMYKSIKLYEKKFPNNYNAYNDYMKANALLRETLEKGDLKPVDTAVSMYTNIVDRTDNYEMRKGLYKYLVTFYRERKDYVKALKYAKRFFSDAKENFDYEELEYMGEFILASLANLNQVDKVKNLINDKTLIKIISKQKLKAYEIYTYLRQNDEEKAIEAFESFEQSTKGEYLGSIYYNAAEAYFRQANYSKAFRIYDTFISKYSFMSESAQARLRMALIADLQDRPKNEVLELYKNAINRAQNQDVSLEARIRYVGLRTIRKNKRSEQDNETRVFLDKGTDKKLNANLERLLWQTRLRSYIVDGKYEEALTFLTALPVAAMKISEKKVFEADGAEIVYGIIKSNFAEGKFARAIRAWEIYKNTYFKKIGADPEIQFIIAKSYINLTLWDGFQKMYEKMLASKKETAHTFPLWVPRKEVKKLDLYKNELQILRNLKLKNYASVDRIIASTQKSYPNFEKITFYKALAHYKKGEYAKAEKEYEKFYASGANANTIDAKDLIDSIEFYLESIYESKKYDKYLKVSQALLKDASEFHVPESVAKGLREQVNYQRVEILFNKNSKWATAEAESFLTEFDKSLYKNRVKFLLGKESLKKNNFTLGEKLLNEILNDKDAKEYLKELVRSELTLINLKKRTL, encoded by the coding sequence ATGAAGAAAGATTTTAATTTCAAAAATTTCTTATCTTTTATAGCACTCTTTTTTAGTGTTGCTATCCTTAGTACAGCTTCCGCAAATGTTGTTACACCTGAAATTCATAATGATTTTCTAAGAGTTAAGTTCTTTCTAGATAAGAAGCTTGTAAATGTAACTAAGTCTAGTACTGAAGTATCGTTTTCAACTCTTGATGGAGATGTCTATACGCAAGTAAGAGAAGGGCTTAAGAACTTTTCTTCATCTAAGTATATAAAGAGAGTTTCTTACACAGAGCCAACTTCTGGAAATAATGTTTTTACAATTACTCTCTCTCTAAAGAAGAATGTTGAAGTTTTCTCTTTTTATAAAAATCGTGATCGTGCTTACTACGTAGACTTTTGGAAAGATGGCCAAGTTAGTAATAAACAAGCTGCCATAAAGACACTTCCTAAACTAGTAAAAAGAGATACTAATGAAGCGAAGATGTCGACACCTAAGTTCGTTAAAAAGGCTTCAACACAGGTAAAGAAAAAGCCTAAGAAGAAAGTAAGAAAGAAAATTGTTAAGAAGGCTCCTAAGAAAGAAAAAGAATATAAAGACTTCAGATATGGAGCTTCTTTCATTTGGAATTATGAGCCTTTAGCTCCAAAGTTGAAAAATCAAATTAGACTCGATAGAAAAACTGCAGAATACTTCTTTCCAATCAAGAACTTTGATTATGAAAAAAGTGATTCTCAGGCCCATATGCAACTTACTTTGAACTTGTACAGAAAAGCTAAATGGGGATTGATGTATAAATCAATTAAGCTTTACGAGAAGAAGTTTCCAAATAATTACAATGCCTACAATGATTATATGAAGGCAAATGCTCTATTACGTGAAACTTTAGAAAAAGGTGATCTAAAGCCTGTTGATACAGCTGTTTCAATGTATACGAATATTGTCGATCGTACTGATAATTATGAAATGAGAAAAGGTCTTTATAAGTATCTTGTTACTTTCTATCGTGAAAGAAAAGATTACGTAAAGGCTTTAAAATACGCTAAGCGCTTCTTTAGTGATGCAAAAGAAAACTTTGACTATGAAGAACTTGAATATATGGGTGAGTTCATCTTAGCTTCATTGGCCAATTTAAACCAAGTTGATAAAGTAAAAAACCTTATTAATGACAAAACTCTAATTAAGATAATCTCTAAACAAAAGCTTAAGGCTTATGAGATTTATACATACCTAAGACAAAATGATGAAGAAAAGGCTATTGAGGCTTTTGAATCATTTGAACAGTCTACTAAGGGAGAGTACTTAGGTTCTATTTACTATAACGCTGCTGAAGCATACTTTAGACAAGCAAATTATAGTAAAGCATTTAGAATTTATGACACGTTTATCTCTAAATATTCTTTCATGAGCGAGTCAGCACAGGCAAGGTTACGTATGGCCTTGATTGCAGACCTTCAGGACCGTCCAAAAAATGAAGTCCTTGAGCTTTACAAGAATGCAATTAATCGAGCACAGAATCAAGATGTTAGTCTTGAGGCCCGTATTCGCTATGTTGGTCTTCGTACAATTAGAAAGAACAAGAGAAGTGAACAGGATAATGAAACGAGAGTATTCCTAGATAAGGGAACAGATAAGAAGCTTAACGCTAACTTAGAGAGGCTCTTATGGCAAACACGTCTTCGTAGCTACATCGTTGACGGTAAGTATGAGGAAGCTCTGACATTTCTGACAGCTCTTCCAGTTGCAGCAATGAAGATTAGTGAAAAGAAAGTATTTGAAGCAGATGGTGCAGAAATTGTGTACGGGATCATTAAATCAAATTTTGCAGAGGGGAAATTTGCTCGTGCAATCCGTGCTTGGGAGATCTATAAGAATACATATTTCAAAAAGATAGGTGCTGATCCAGAAATACAATTTATTATCGCAAAATCGTATATAAATCTTACACTCTGGGATGGATTTCAAAAAATGTATGAGAAAATGTTAGCGAGCAAAAAGGAAACTGCTCACACATTTCCACTATGGGTTCCACGCAAGGAAGTTAAGAAATTGGACTTATACAAGAACGAATTACAAATCCTAAGAAATTTGAAGTTAAAAAATTATGCATCTGTTGATCGTATAATTGCTAGTACTCAAAAATCATATCCAAACTTTGAAAAAATCACTTTCTATAAGGCCCTAGCTCACTACAAAAAGGGTGAGTATGCAAAGGCAGAAAAAGAATATGAAAAGTTTTATGCAAGTGGTGCAAATGCGAACACTATTGATGCAAAAGACTTAATCGACTCAATCGAGTTCTATCTCGAATCAATCTATGAAAGCAAGAAGTATGATAAGTACCTAAAGGTTTCACAGGCCCTTCTTAAAGATGCTAGTGAATTTCATGTTCCGGAAAGCGTTGCAAAAGGTCTAAGAGAGCAGGTTAATTATCAAAGAGTTGAAATTTTATTTAATAAGAATAGTAAGTGGGCAACAGCAGAAGCAGAAAGCTTTCTTACTGAGTTCGATAAGTCATTATATAAGAATCGCGTAAAGTTCTTATTAGGAAAGGAAAGCCTAAAGAAGAACAACTTCACACTTGGTGAGAAGCTTTTAAATGAGATCTTAAATGACAAAGATGCGAAGGAATATTTAAAAGAATTAGTTAGAAGTGAATTAACACTTATTAATTTAAAGAAACGTACACTTTAA
- the flgB gene encoding flagellar basal body rod protein FlgB, which produces MRVEDKTLKALASSLNLRQIRHEILTSNIANADTPGYKAKRVDFEEALQRALDVDGNLEMLTSDEKHFDVGNGGFDNLQPEIYEDPNGIVSEDGNTVDRDAEMAKMAENKILYDASVKLLNKKLGMLKYTINSEK; this is translated from the coding sequence ATGAGGGTTGAGGACAAAACATTAAAAGCATTAGCATCTTCTTTGAATTTAAGACAGATCCGACATGAGATCTTAACTTCAAATATCGCTAACGCGGATACACCAGGTTATAAAGCAAAACGTGTAGACTTCGAAGAAGCACTACAAAGAGCTTTAGACGTTGATGGGAATCTTGAGATGTTGACCTCTGACGAGAAACACTTTGACGTTGGCAATGGTGGGTTTGATAATCTTCAACCTGAAATTTATGAAGATCCAAATGGAATCGTCTCTGAAGATGGAAATACTGTCGACAGAGACGCTGAAATGGCCAAAATGGCCGAAAATAAAATCTTATACGATGCATCTGTAAAGTTACTTAATAAGAAACTTGGGATGCTGAAATATACAATTAACTCTGAGAAGTAG
- the fliF gene encoding flagellar basal-body MS-ring/collar protein FliF, with amino-acid sequence MKDFFDKMLRNFKEFYGELDAGKKISLFAVTGVILVFLLGVVLWATHTNYKVLYSDLNKEDMTKVEVFLSQNNVEKKTSADGRTVSIPEDMIETVRLKMMTSGFSFSGTVGYEVFDNQSFGTTSFVQKVNKQRALEGELIKTIKHLRGVKRARVHLNIPESSPFVSEKKPPSASVVLELNRGVTLTEQEIKGISSLVASSVEGMRPTGVVILDHRGKKLSENIGDAMTANTANRLALESKLNRKYEAQIEDILTKVVGAGKVIAKVSVDMDFTESVSTQTSYDSENKAVLSEVTNTQNLQGSRPSPQGIPGARSNLPGEQPQPGVPETRNDVKKELATRNYNVPKKVTRSKSPTASVRKISAAVMLDGKRVTQTVDGKTVTKYEPWSEADIANFQAIVASTLGIDDRRGDVITIKNMEFQQEDLEAIDALMRERENRELIKNIFKYLAIGLTISLFFFVVVRPFIQWVTDNAVETVEDFLPRTLEELEKVQANQKLPGLEDALPQIEEKLNPEKIEGNMLREKIISLVETNPGKAAQIVHDMIHAQESDKSIA; translated from the coding sequence GTGAAAGATTTTTTCGACAAAATGCTAAGAAACTTCAAAGAGTTCTATGGTGAGCTCGATGCAGGAAAGAAGATCTCTCTCTTTGCTGTAACTGGAGTTATTCTAGTCTTCCTACTAGGTGTTGTCCTTTGGGCCACACATACAAATTATAAGGTACTTTATTCAGACTTAAATAAAGAGGATATGACAAAGGTTGAGGTCTTCTTAAGTCAAAATAATGTAGAAAAGAAAACATCAGCAGATGGAAGAACGGTTAGTATTCCTGAGGATATGATCGAAACTGTTCGTCTAAAAATGATGACTTCTGGTTTTTCGTTCTCTGGTACAGTTGGTTACGAAGTCTTTGATAACCAATCGTTTGGAACAACTTCATTTGTTCAAAAAGTTAATAAGCAAAGAGCACTAGAAGGTGAGCTCATTAAAACAATTAAGCACCTTAGAGGTGTTAAAAGAGCTCGTGTTCACTTAAATATTCCTGAATCATCACCATTTGTATCTGAGAAGAAACCACCAAGTGCCTCTGTTGTACTTGAATTAAATCGTGGTGTTACTCTGACGGAACAAGAAATCAAGGGGATCTCTTCTCTTGTCGCTTCATCTGTTGAAGGGATGAGACCGACTGGTGTTGTAATCCTTGACCATAGAGGAAAGAAGCTATCTGAGAATATCGGAGATGCAATGACGGCAAATACAGCAAATCGTCTTGCTCTTGAATCAAAACTTAATAGAAAGTATGAAGCCCAAATTGAGGATATCTTAACAAAAGTAGTTGGTGCCGGTAAGGTTATCGCTAAAGTATCTGTTGATATGGACTTTACTGAAAGTGTATCAACACAAACAAGTTATGATTCTGAAAATAAGGCCGTTCTTTCTGAAGTAACAAATACACAGAATTTACAAGGTTCTCGTCCTTCTCCACAGGGGATTCCTGGAGCGAGATCAAACCTTCCAGGTGAACAGCCTCAGCCAGGTGTTCCTGAAACAAGAAATGACGTGAAAAAAGAGTTAGCGACACGTAATTACAATGTACCTAAGAAGGTAACGCGTTCTAAATCGCCAACAGCAAGTGTTAGAAAAATTTCAGCTGCAGTTATGTTAGATGGAAAGAGAGTTACACAAACTGTTGATGGTAAGACTGTTACAAAGTATGAGCCGTGGTCAGAAGCTGATATTGCAAACTTTCAAGCAATCGTTGCTTCAACTCTAGGAATCGATGATCGTCGTGGAGATGTGATTACGATTAAGAATATGGAGTTCCAACAAGAAGATCTTGAAGCAATTGATGCTTTAATGCGTGAGCGTGAAAACAGAGAGCTAATCAAGAATATCTTTAAGTATCTTGCAATTGGTTTAACGATCTCTCTTTTCTTCTTCGTTGTTGTTAGACCATTTATTCAGTGGGTTACAGATAACGCAGTTGAAACAGTAGAGGATTTCTTACCAAGAACTCTTGAAGAATTAGAGAAGGTTCAAGCGAACCAAAAACTTCCTGGACTTGAGGATGCTCTTCCACAAATTGAAGAAAAGCTCAATCCTGAGAAGATTGAAGGAAATATGCTACGTGAAAAGATTATCTCACTTGTTGAGACTAATCCTGGAAAAGCAGCACAGATTGTACATGATATGATTCATGCACAGGAATCGGATAAGTCGATTGCTTAG
- the metK gene encoding methionine adenosyltransferase gives MLKDFTFTSESVTEGHPDKIADQVSDAVLDAMLEQDPKSRVACETMVTTGLVVLAGEITSKANVDFQETVRNKIREIGYDHSDKGFDANTCGVMVALDKQSPDIAQGVNEGEGTYTELGAGDQGLMFGYACDETDNYMPMTIDLSHKLAQRLSEVRKDGTLGELRADGKTQVSAQYEDGKLSRIDAIVVSTQHSDKMTLAQVQEAVREEVVNKVVPASLVDNNTKYFINPTGKFVIGGPMGDCGLTGRKIIVDTYGGHGAHGGGAFSGKDPTKVDRSAAYATRQIAKHIVAAGLAERALVQVAYAIGVAEPMSLLVDTFGTEKVDVAKINNAVNQIFDMKPAAIIERLDLLRPIYSPTAAYGHFGRSKDGFFPWEELSYVEKLKALCL, from the coding sequence GTGCTAAAAGATTTCACATTTACTTCTGAATCAGTAACAGAAGGGCACCCTGACAAAATTGCTGACCAAGTTAGTGATGCTGTTCTAGACGCAATGTTAGAACAAGATCCAAAATCACGTGTTGCATGTGAGACTATGGTAACAACTGGACTAGTCGTACTTGCTGGAGAAATTACTTCTAAAGCAAACGTAGACTTTCAAGAAACAGTAAGAAATAAAATTAGAGAGATTGGTTATGATCACTCAGATAAAGGTTTTGACGCTAACACTTGTGGTGTAATGGTTGCTCTTGATAAGCAGTCACCAGATATCGCTCAAGGTGTAAACGAAGGTGAAGGAACTTATACTGAGCTTGGTGCAGGTGACCAAGGTCTAATGTTTGGTTACGCATGTGATGAAACAGATAACTACATGCCAATGACTATTGATCTATCTCACAAACTTGCTCAGAGACTTTCTGAAGTTAGAAAAGATGGTACTCTTGGTGAACTAAGAGCTGACGGTAAGACACAAGTTTCTGCTCAGTATGAAGATGGAAAACTTTCTCGTATTGATGCAATTGTTGTTTCAACTCAACACTCTGACAAAATGACTCTTGCACAAGTTCAAGAAGCAGTTAGAGAAGAAGTTGTTAATAAAGTTGTTCCAGCATCACTTGTTGATAACAACACAAAATACTTCATCAACCCAACTGGTAAATTTGTTATTGGTGGGCCAATGGGTGACTGTGGTCTAACAGGTAGAAAGATTATCGTTGATACATACGGTGGTCACGGTGCACACGGTGGTGGAGCATTCTCTGGTAAAGATCCAACAAAAGTTGACCGTTCAGCGGCATACGCAACAAGACAAATCGCAAAGCATATCGTTGCCGCAGGTCTTGCTGAGAGAGCTCTAGTTCAAGTTGCATATGCAATTGGTGTAGCTGAGCCAATGTCACTTCTAGTAGATACTTTTGGTACAGAAAAAGTTGATGTTGCTAAGATCAACAATGCTGTTAATCAAATTTTTGATATGAAGCCAGCGGCGATTATCGAAAGACTTGATCTTCTAAGACCAATCTATTCTCCAACTGCTGCTTACGGGCACTTTGGTAGAAGTAAAGATGGTTTCTTTCCTTGGGAAGAATTAAGCTATGTGGAGAAGTTAAAAGCTCTTTGCCTTTAA
- the flgC gene encoding flagellar basal body rod protein FlgC, whose translation MDLLTSLKISSSGVAANKKRMAAISSNIANAQTTRTAEGGPYRKKEVAFGSEPARDSFSDVLEGELEEQAQAVHATEVISSDRPPILKYEPNHPDANEQGYVAYPNINVMEEMADMISASRSYEANINVMNTTKSMAMKALEIGSGN comes from the coding sequence ATGGATTTATTAACCAGCCTAAAAATTAGTTCATCAGGAGTTGCTGCAAATAAGAAGCGCATGGCCGCGATTTCTTCAAATATTGCTAATGCTCAAACGACTAGAACTGCTGAAGGTGGCCCATATCGTAAGAAAGAAGTTGCTTTTGGTAGTGAGCCTGCACGCGATAGCTTTTCAGATGTACTAGAGGGTGAGCTTGAAGAGCAGGCCCAAGCAGTTCATGCAACAGAGGTTATCTCAAGTGATAGACCTCCAATTTTAAAGTATGAACCAAATCACCCAGATGCTAATGAGCAAGGGTATGTTGCCTATCCGAATATCAATGTGATGGAAGAGATGGCAGATATGATTTCAGCTTCAAGAAGTTATGAAGCTAATATTAATGTAATGAATACAACTAAGAGTATGGCGATGAAAGCGCTTGAAATTGGTAGTGGAAACTAG
- a CDS encoding UDP-N-acetylmuramate--L-alanine ligase — protein sequence MNLANYMDITKLQDVTNVKKVFFYRICGTGMGAAACLLKESGLEVAGADRMFYPPMSTYLESSGIDIFNLEDENLKDIIKGYDLIVVGNVVARQSDDARMLEELGIPFCSFPAAIGAFVLKNKKVVGVSGTHGKTTTTYFGVQLFEKLGMNPGYLIGGVMDERPPARTGEGEYFFIESDEYDSAYFEKYSKFRSYFINTLIITSLEFDHADIFESIEDIKDEFKAILPEVDEVIACSEWESIKDLKTADKSWSEYSRENVKIINVENGLSTFSMKCSQGEHTFKTNLMGMHNILNLTSIIIVALKAGKTVDEIQEGILDLKMVQRRQEVKGEFNESPIIDDFAHHPTAVTETVSAISLKYPGKKIHAYLEPGSATARSDLFQERFVDSLKDVASATIIKPMRPTTAKGQGDLDVEKLKADLDGIGVKTSIVTELDMLISLIKENSNKDSIQLVMSNSSCLGLWSSEFVKTL from the coding sequence ATGAATTTAGCTAATTATATGGATATTACGAAATTACAGGATGTTACAAATGTGAAGAAGGTTTTCTTCTATCGCATATGTGGGACAGGTATGGGAGCAGCAGCTTGTCTATTAAAAGAGTCTGGCCTTGAAGTGGCCGGCGCCGATCGTATGTTCTATCCTCCAATGAGTACCTATCTAGAGTCTTCTGGAATCGATATTTTTAATCTCGAAGATGAAAACTTAAAAGACATTATTAAAGGTTATGACCTGATTGTAGTAGGTAATGTTGTAGCAAGACAATCTGATGATGCTCGCATGCTTGAAGAACTTGGTATTCCATTCTGTTCGTTTCCGGCTGCTATTGGTGCTTTCGTTTTAAAAAATAAGAAAGTTGTTGGTGTGTCTGGAACACATGGAAAGACAACAACAACTTATTTTGGAGTTCAATTATTTGAAAAGCTTGGAATGAATCCCGGTTATTTAATTGGTGGGGTAATGGATGAGAGGCCACCTGCAAGAACTGGTGAAGGAGAGTATTTCTTTATCGAGTCTGATGAGTATGACTCAGCATATTTTGAAAAGTATTCTAAGTTTCGTTCATACTTTATTAATACATTAATTATTACATCTCTTGAATTTGATCATGCTGATATCTTTGAATCAATTGAAGATATTAAAGATGAATTTAAGGCGATCTTACCTGAAGTAGATGAAGTGATCGCTTGTTCAGAGTGGGAAAGTATTAAAGATCTTAAAACGGCCGATAAGTCGTGGTCAGAATATAGTCGTGAGAACGTAAAAATTATCAATGTTGAAAATGGATTATCTACTTTTAGCATGAAATGCTCTCAAGGGGAGCATACCTTTAAGACCAATCTTATGGGAATGCATAATATTTTAAATCTAACATCTATTATCATCGTTGCATTAAAAGCTGGGAAAACAGTTGATGAAATACAAGAAGGAATTCTTGATTTGAAAATGGTGCAAAGAAGACAAGAAGTGAAAGGTGAGTTTAATGAATCTCCTATCATTGATGACTTTGCCCACCACCCAACTGCCGTTACAGAAACTGTAAGTGCGATCTCTCTTAAGTATCCAGGTAAGAAGATTCACGCATATCTTGAACCGGGCTCTGCGACAGCAAGAAGTGATCTTTTTCAAGAGCGTTTTGTTGACTCTCTTAAGGATGTTGCAAGCGCAACTATCATAAAACCAATGAGACCTACTACGGCCAAGGGACAGGGGGATCTTGATGTTGAAAAACTTAAAGCAGATCTCGATGGTATCGGTGTAAAAACATCAATTGTAACTGAATTAGATATGCTGATTTCATTAATTAAAGAGAATTCTAATAAAGATAGTATCCAGCTTGTTATGAGTAATAGCTCATGTCTTGGATTATGGAGTAGCGAGTTTGTTAAAACTTTATAA